The following coding sequences lie in one Hippopotamus amphibius kiboko isolate mHipAmp2 chromosome 7, mHipAmp2.hap2, whole genome shotgun sequence genomic window:
- the LOC130856381 gene encoding transmembrane protein 186-like: MAALLRAVLWSPGPAAWGRPLHRLWCCSGQDPRRWVGSRPPPSKKKPPGTETEKFQMVYRFDAIRVFGYLSQLKVAQTALTVVALPPGLYWYSQGLMTFHSLCLAGGVTGFAMTMLCWMSHFFRRLVGILYVNESATMLRVAHLTFWGWRQDTYCPVANMMPVTESQDRPQELFVRIKRYSGKQTFYLTLCYGRILDRERFMQVFGMLDKLK; encoded by the coding sequence ATGGCTGCCCTCCTTCGAGCTGTGCTGTGGTCGCCAGGACCAGCTGCGTGGGGAAGGCCTCTCCACAGGCTGTGGTGCTGCAGTGGGCAGGATCCTAGAAggtgggtggggagcaggccACCCCCCTCCAAGAAGAAACCACCaggcacagagacagagaaatttcAAATGGTGTACCGGTTTGATGCCATCAGGGTCTTCGGGTACTTGTCTCAGCTGAAGGTGGCACAGACGGCCCTGACGGTGGTGGCCCTACCACCTGGCCTCTACTGGTACTCCCAGGGCCTCATGACCTTCCACTCCCTGTGCCTGGCGGGCGGGGTCACTGGCTTCGCCATGACCATGTTGTGCTGGATGAGCCATTTCTTCCGGAGGCTGGTGGGCATCCTATATGTGAACGAGTCGGCCACCATGCTGCGGGTAGCCCACCTGACCTTCTGGGGCTGGCGACAGGACACATACTGCCCTGTGGCCAACATGATGCCCGTGACGGAAAGCCAGGATCGGCCTCAGGAGCTGTTCGTGCGGATCAAGCGGTACAGTGGGAAACAGACCTTCTACCTCACCTTGTGCTACGGACGCATCCTGGACCGAGAGCGTTTCATGCAGGTGTTTGGGATGCTGGACAAGCTCAAGTGA